One window of the Saccopteryx bilineata isolate mSacBil1 chromosome 2, mSacBil1_pri_phased_curated, whole genome shotgun sequence genome contains the following:
- the GNG10 gene encoding guanine nucleotide-binding protein G(I)/G(S)/G(O) subunit gamma-10, whose product MSSGASVNALQRLVEQLKLEAGVERIKVSQAAAELQQYCMQNACKDALLVGVPAGSNPFREPRSCALL is encoded by the exons ATGTCTTCCGGGGCCAGCGTGAACGCCCTGCAGCGCCTGGTGGAGCAGCTCAAGCTGGAGGCCGGCGTGGAGAGGATCAAG GTCTCCCAGGCGGCCGCAGAGCTGCAGCAGTACTGCATGCAGAACGCCTGCAAGGATGCCCTGCTGGTTGGCGTCCCGGCGGGCAGCAACCCCTTCCGGGAGCCCAGATCCTGTGCTTTACTCTGA